The sequence TGACGGACAAGTCTCCATCAGCGAAAGATCCCGGATGACCGTGATCAGCTTCCTCGCGGACGAATGGACGCAGGATTTGGATAGCGCGACAAAACCGTCACTATTCTCCAGCGTTCTGCAAGTTCACGCAGGAATTTCATGCCGATTGGGGGCTTGCACGCAAGGCCTTGGACCTTAGCTAAGAGAGGTGTCCGAGTCCGAACGACGGACAGCCTAGATGCTCACAGACTCCGGTGCAGTTCCCGCGGATCCGGCGGCTCGACGCCTGCAGGGTACCGTCTGGCAAGGAGTGCCGCTCGCTCACATCGGCTACTCGTGGATACGTGCGTTTGGCGCCATACTGGGCCGCTCCGGGATCAGTGCAAACACGCTGACTCTGGTCGCGCTCGCACTGTCCGGGCTTGCGGCTGCAACCACCGCAACCGGGCACCTTTGGAGCGCTGCAACCTTGGTCCTCATCGCGGGAGTCTTCGATGCTCTCGACGGAGTCGTGGCGCGAGCGACCGGCACGACTTCGAAGTTCGGTGCGCTGCTGGATTCCACGGTGGATCGCTTTTCGGATGCGCTCCCTCTCATCGGCGTGCTCTTCATCTACTTGGATCACGGCGTGCTGGCGCTGGTACCAGTCGCCACGTTGGTGCTCGCCTTCGGCGTCAGCTACGTCCGCGCTCGCGCCGAGGGCCTCGGCGCACGGCTGCCACCACTGTTCATGAGGCGCGCCGAACGCACGGTCATGATGATCCTGTGTTTGGCTGTGGGCGGCCTGATCCCCGGGGACGCCATTCCCTACCCGGTGCTACTGGTCGGCGTGGGCGTGATTGGTGCGCTCAGCAGTGGTGGCCTGCTGGCTGCACTGCTGGCGGCGCGCCGAGCGTTGGACACCGCTGACCGCGCCAAGTGAGGCTCCGATGACTCGGGCCGAACTGCCGGAGCGACGAAGGGCGTGCCAATGACTCGCGCGCTGGCTCATGTGACACGGCTGTGGGGCGCCTACTGGCTCCTGCCCGGCGGATTGCCGCTGCT comes from Polyangiaceae bacterium and encodes:
- a CDS encoding CDP-alcohol phosphatidyltransferase family protein; amino-acid sequence: MLTDSGAVPADPAARRLQGTVWQGVPLAHIGYSWIRAFGAILGRSGISANTLTLVALALSGLAAATTATGHLWSAATLVLIAGVFDALDGVVARATGTTSKFGALLDSTVDRFSDALPLIGVLFIYLDHGVLALVPVATLVLAFGVSYVRARAEGLGARLPPLFMRRAERTVMMILCLAVGGLIPGDAIPYPVLLVGVGVIGALSSGGLLAALLAARRALDTADRAK